AGCAGGAGATAGCTAAGTATTGCAATGCAAAATTTGCCATTGGCGTCGCTTCCGGAACAGACGCCATATTATTGCCGCTTATGGCTGCCGGCATTGGCGCCGGAGACAGGGTCATTACCACGTCATATACATTCTTTGCCACAGCAGGCTCAATTGCAAGGCTTAATGCAATTCCTGTTTTTGTCGACATAGAGCCTGATACATACAATATTGACCCGGACAAATTGGAGGATGTTATAAAAAAACAGTCCGCTGCTCAAAGGCCGCGGCTCAAGGCCATAATCCCTGTTCATCTTTATGGCCAGTGCGCTGAAATGGAGCCTATCATAAAAATAAGCAAGAAATATAAACTCGCTGTTATTGAAGATGCTGCTCAGACTATCGGCGCAACATATAAAGGAAAGATGGCAGGTTCTATAGGCGATTTCGGGAGCCTTTCATTTTATCCTTCAAAAAATCTCGGTGGTTTCGGAGACGGCGGCATGGTGACTACAAATAATGAGAAACTATCAGAAAAGGTCAGGATATTAAGGGTGCATGGAAGCAAGCCAAAATACTATCATAAAATGGTAGGTATAAACAGCAGGCTTGATGAGCTGCAGGCTGCTGTGTTAAGGATAAAGCTGAAACATCTTGAGGCATGGACAAATAAGAGGATAGAAAGGGCTGAGAGATATGATACGCTTTTTAAACATGCCGGTCTGTCAGATATAGTATCTCTTCCGGTAAGGCGCGCATACAACCGTCATGTGTTCAATCAATATATTGTAAGGGTTAAAAAGCGTGATGCATTAAGAAATTATCTGGCAAAAGAAGGCATAGGCACAGAAATATATTATCCAGTTCCATTGCATCTGCAGCAGTGTTTTAAGTATCTTGGATACAAAAAAGGAGCCTTCCCTGCATCTGAGAAAGCCGCAAGGGAAACACTGGCATTGCCTATTTATCCTGAACTTGTTTTAGAAGAGCAGGAATATGTTGTGAAGAAGATTGCTGAGTTTTACAGGAAATAAACATTGACTGCCGAAAGCGCGATGTGATACTGAATTACATTCAAATACTAAGAAAGTTGAGGTGAAGAATGGAGAAAGATATAGAAAATTATTTTTCGGAGTTTAAAAACACATTATCAAAGATTCAGGTTGCTGACGGAAATAACAAGGCTATTGATTTGATAAATGGGTTAGAGGCAGCAATAAATCTGATTATTTCTCAGACCTCAAAAGGCAATAAAATCATATTTATTGGCAATGGCGGAAGCGCTTCTATAGCAAGTCATCAGGCTATAGACTTTTTTAAAAACGGCGGAATGCGCGCCATCTGTTTTAACGATTCATCGCTTTTAACATGTTTGAGCAATGATTTTGGGTATCAATATATATTTGAAAAACCAATTGAGATGTTTGCTGATAATGGAGATATACTGGTCGCCATAAGCAGTTCAGGCAAATCTGAGAATATAGTAAGGGGTGTGGATGCCGGCAGAAAAACCGGTTGTCATATAATCACAATGTCAGGTTTTAAACCCAATAATCCCCTTCGCAGCAAG
The DNA window shown above is from Deltaproteobacteria bacterium and carries:
- a CDS encoding DegT/DnrJ/EryC1/StrS family aminotransferase translates to MKVSLLNLKLQYQGIREEVLKEIEKICDNQSFILGENVKALEQEIAKYCNAKFAIGVASGTDAILLPLMAAGIGAGDRVITTSYTFFATAGSIARLNAIPVFVDIEPDTYNIDPDKLEDVIKKQSAAQRPRLKAIIPVHLYGQCAEMEPIIKISKKYKLAVIEDAAQTIGATYKGKMAGSIGDFGSLSFYPSKNLGGFGDGGMVTTNNEKLSEKVRILRVHGSKPKYYHKMVGINSRLDELQAAVLRIKLKHLEAWTNKRIERAERYDTLFKHAGLSDIVSLPVRRAYNRHVFNQYIVRVKKRDALRNYLAKEGIGTEIYYPVPLHLQQCFKYLGYKKGAFPASEKAARETLALPIYPELVLEEQEYVVKKIAEFYRK
- a CDS encoding SIS domain-containing protein; amino-acid sequence: MEKDIENYFSEFKNTLSKIQVADGNNKAIDLINGLEAAINLIISQTSKGNKIIFIGNGGSASIASHQAIDFFKNGGMRAICFNDSSLLTCLSNDFGYQYIFEKPIEMFADNGDILVAISSSGKSENIVRGVDAGRKTGCHIITMSGFKPNNPLRSKGKINFYVPSDSYGYVEIAHLILCHSMVDMIVAEKQMKLQPA